The following are encoded together in the Cyanobacterium aponinum PCC 10605 genome:
- the argZ gene encoding bifunctional arginine dihydrolase/ornithine cyclodeaminase, producing MTDSIRILMCPPDHYDVDYVINPWMEGNIHKSSQDRAVEQWQKLYHIIKEYAIVDLVTPQKGVPDMVFTANAGLVLGDNVVLSRFYHPERQGEEPFFKQWFEENGFTVYELPKDLPFEGAGDALFDREGRWLWAGYGFRSELDSHPYIAKWLDTEVLSLRLIDNRFYHLDTCFCPLKDGYLLYYPEAFDSYSNRLIEMRVPAEKRIAIDEADAINFACNAVNINDVVIMNKISDDLNSRITEKGFKVIQTPLTEFLKAGGAAKCLTLRVTEPILEDVHANVSVVSKVLKMEGHLLDSGLMNRALDIIVKEGGSFKVLNFNLGLERQSPSNAEVRVSAPSNDVMEDIISQLIDLGAVSTPDKQVDANLETVVKAGVSPDDFYVTTIYPTEVRINGYWERVTNQRMDAAIVVSEENEGITATCKLLRDLEVGEKVVVGVEGIRTVRSPQSREERNKTQEFSFMSGGVSSERRVELLVEQIAWEMRHIRDQGGKVAVVAGPVVIHTGGSGHLARLIREGYVQCLLGGNAIAVHDMEQSLMGTSLGVDMRKGVPVSGGHRHHLKVINMVRRAGSIAQAVEQGIINQGIMYECVKNNIPFCLAGSIRDDGPLPDTYMDLIKAQAEYARLLKGTDMILMLSTMLHSIGVGNMTPSGVKMVCVDINPAVVTKLSDRGSIESVGIVTDVGLFLSLLVQQLDKLTRRYELTSAS from the coding sequence ATGACTGACAGTATCCGCATTTTGATGTGTCCCCCTGATCACTACGATGTTGACTATGTGATCAACCCTTGGATGGAAGGAAACATACACAAATCTAGTCAAGACCGTGCCGTTGAGCAATGGCAAAAATTATACCACATTATTAAAGAATATGCCATTGTGGACTTAGTAACTCCTCAAAAAGGTGTCCCTGATATGGTATTTACCGCTAATGCGGGTTTAGTTTTGGGAGATAACGTTGTCTTAAGTCGCTTTTATCATCCTGAAAGACAAGGAGAAGAGCCTTTTTTTAAACAATGGTTTGAAGAAAATGGTTTCACTGTTTATGAATTACCCAAGGATTTACCCTTTGAAGGAGCAGGAGATGCTTTATTTGATAGAGAAGGGCGCTGGTTATGGGCGGGTTACGGTTTTCGCTCAGAATTAGATTCTCACCCTTACATTGCTAAGTGGTTGGATACAGAGGTTTTATCTTTGCGGTTGATTGATAATCGCTTCTATCATCTTGATACCTGTTTCTGTCCTTTGAAAGACGGTTATTTACTTTACTATCCCGAAGCCTTTGATAGTTATTCTAATCGTTTAATTGAGATGCGTGTACCCGCAGAAAAACGTATTGCCATTGATGAAGCCGATGCGATTAATTTTGCCTGTAATGCGGTAAATATTAATGATGTCGTCATTATGAATAAAATTAGTGACGATTTAAATAGCAGAATTACGGAAAAAGGTTTTAAAGTTATTCAAACACCTCTGACAGAGTTTTTAAAAGCAGGAGGAGCGGCAAAATGCCTTACTCTAAGAGTAACTGAGCCAATTTTAGAGGATGTTCATGCTAATGTTTCCGTGGTTAGTAAAGTCTTGAAAATGGAAGGACATCTTCTCGATTCTGGTTTGATGAATCGGGCTTTAGATATTATTGTTAAAGAGGGCGGTAGTTTCAAAGTTCTTAATTTTAACCTCGGTTTAGAAAGACAAAGTCCATCTAATGCAGAAGTCCGAGTATCTGCACCTTCTAATGATGTGATGGAGGATATTATCAGTCAATTAATTGACTTAGGAGCTGTTTCTACTCCTGATAAACAAGTGGATGCTAATCTCGAAACCGTTGTTAAAGCAGGGGTTTCTCCTGATGATTTTTATGTGACTACTATCTATCCTACGGAAGTACGTATTAACGGTTATTGGGAACGAGTAACGAATCAACGCATGGATGCAGCGATCGTAGTTTCTGAAGAAAATGAAGGAATAACTGCTACTTGTAAGTTATTACGAGATTTAGAAGTGGGAGAAAAAGTAGTTGTTGGCGTAGAAGGAATCCGCACAGTGCGATCGCCCCAATCCCGAGAAGAAAGAAATAAAACCCAAGAATTTAGTTTTATGAGCGGTGGTGTTTCTAGTGAACGCCGTGTGGAATTATTAGTAGAACAAATCGCTTGGGAAATGCGCCATATACGGGATCAAGGAGGAAAGGTAGCCGTTGTGGCAGGTCCTGTGGTTATCCATACTGGTGGTTCAGGTCATCTTGCCCGTTTAATCCGTGAAGGTTATGTTCAATGTCTATTAGGAGGAAATGCGATCGCAGTTCATGACATGGAACAATCTCTGATGGGAACATCTTTAGGGGTAGATATGCGTAAAGGCGTACCTGTAAGCGGTGGCCATCGTCATCATTTAAAAGTCATTAACATGGTGCGTCGCGCTGGTAGCATCGCCCAAGCAGTAGAGCAAGGCATTATCAATCAGGGAATTATGTATGAGTGCGTGAAAAATAATATCCCCTTCTGTTTAGCGGGTTCAATCCGTGATGATGGCCCTTTACCTGACACTTATATGGACTTGATTAAAGCTCAAGCAGAATACGCTCGTCTTCTCAAAGGCACAGACATGATTTTAATGTTATCCACCATGTTACATTCTATCGGTGTTGGTAATATGACCCCTTCTGGAGTAAAAATGGTGTGTGTGGATATAAATCCTGCGGTTGTAACCAAATTGAGCGATCGAGGTTCAATTGAATCTGTTGGTATTGTCACTGATGTTGGCTTATTCCTCAGTTTATTAGTACAACAATTAGATAAATTAACTCGTCGTTATGAACTGACTTCTGCTAGTTAA
- a CDS encoding glycoside hydrolase family 13 protein, with protein MVIKTPEWVKDAVFYQIFPDRFSMGKPPQPHYNNHIKANNLESWHSQPTPQGYKGGNFWGIIDKLDYIKDLGINAIYFTPIFQSTCNHRYHTHDYYQVDPLLGGNYAFQEFLKQAHQREIKVVLDGVFNHVGRGFFFFNDILENGPFSAWLDWFKVEKWPVSAYDGSLPANYASWVGNRALPQFNHNNPQVREYIMQVAEYWLHQGIDGWRLDVPDQVKVEGFWQEFRERVKNINPEAYIVGEIWKPAEKWLDGTQFDGVMNYQFTEATLAFAGGDRILRQHVDIPPYYPYPPLNPRKYAQRIHHLLNLYDWEITLTQLNLLASHDTARLLTIAGGDIKTVEIATLLLFTFPGAPSIYYGDEVGLLGGLDPDSRRVFPPPQSWNQNLLKYHKNLIQLRHKYIALRRGNYQPLYADEHIYIFSRKYSEETIIVIINIDTQPRNITLNLCNFPIKINEKIFGDSTFIYEQIDGKENIVFNLLPRSGSLFI; from the coding sequence ATGGTTATCAAAACACCAGAATGGGTTAAGGATGCAGTTTTTTATCAAATATTTCCCGATCGCTTCTCCATGGGTAAACCGCCTCAACCACACTATAACAATCATATTAAGGCAAATAATCTTGAATCATGGCACAGTCAGCCAACTCCTCAAGGATACAAAGGGGGAAATTTTTGGGGAATTATTGATAAGTTAGACTACATCAAAGATTTAGGTATTAATGCTATTTACTTTACTCCTATTTTTCAATCCACCTGTAATCATCGTTATCATACCCATGATTATTATCAAGTTGATCCCTTACTAGGAGGAAACTACGCTTTTCAAGAGTTTTTAAAACAGGCACATCAACGTGAGATAAAAGTTGTGCTTGATGGGGTTTTCAACCATGTGGGGAGGGGATTTTTCTTTTTTAACGATATTCTGGAAAATGGTCCTTTTTCTGCTTGGTTAGATTGGTTTAAGGTGGAGAAATGGCCTGTTTCTGCCTATGATGGCTCTTTACCTGCTAATTATGCCAGTTGGGTGGGCAATCGTGCTTTACCCCAATTTAATCATAATAATCCTCAAGTTAGGGAATATATTATGCAGGTGGCAGAATATTGGTTACATCAAGGAATAGATGGTTGGCGTTTAGATGTACCAGACCAAGTTAAAGTCGAGGGTTTTTGGCAAGAATTTAGAGAAAGAGTAAAAAACATTAATCCAGAAGCCTATATTGTCGGGGAAATCTGGAAACCTGCTGAAAAATGGCTAGATGGTACTCAATTTGACGGAGTAATGAATTATCAATTTACAGAAGCTACTTTGGCTTTTGCTGGAGGCGATCGCATTTTACGTCAACACGTCGATATTCCGCCCTATTATCCCTATCCTCCCTTAAATCCTCGTAAATACGCCCAAAGAATTCACCATTTGCTTAATCTTTATGATTGGGAAATTACCCTAACCCAACTCAATCTTCTTGCTAGTCACGACACAGCTAGATTACTAACCATCGCTGGAGGAGACATTAAAACCGTTGAAATCGCCACTCTACTGTTATTTACTTTCCCCGGCGCACCGAGCATCTATTATGGAGATGAAGTGGGATTATTAGGAGGCTTAGATCCTGATTCACGTCGTGTTTTTCCACCACCACAATCATGGAATCAAAATTTACTGAAATATCACAAAAATTTGATTCAATTAAGACATAAATATATTGCTTTAAGAAGGGGTAATTATCAACCTTTATATGCAGATGAACACATTTACATTTTTAGTCGTAAATATTCTGAAGAAACGATTATTGTTATTATTAACATAGATACTCAACCTCGAAATATAACATTAAATCTTTGTAATTTCCCCATTAAAATTAACGAAAAAATCTTTGGAGATAGTACTTTTATTTATGAACAAATAGACGGAAAAGAAAATATTGTTTTTAATTTACTGCCCCGTAGTGGTAGTTTGTTTATATAA
- a CDS encoding efflux RND transporter periplasmic adaptor subunit: protein MTQKWEDSQPKNGKLFVTSNDSKKNDFPNREISPQTQEKKQGNNLILGLLLGVIGTFIIMKVIETKTSTTANNVSTPQTQIPATSSSQTITTVKAQITQIANKVETTGTVSAFELIPVMSSASNLQIKEVLVDEGDIVAQGDILLRLDDTILKAELAQAQAGVSQSQARLAELKAGTRKEELARAKENVTFAQAEVNQAQSDLQLAVTRLERNKQLEAEGAIPRDRLDEFINNKLSQESNLIQARARLAEAKQRLQELEAGEREEVITQAEANLREAKARVKLIQARLAETIITAPTGGKIAERNARVGDVTSSFNSQKLFTIIEDKRLELQLKVPENQLKDIKTGQVVNIYSSANDNIQLKGKVRDINPIIDSESRQGIVNVDLPPDTNLQPGMFVQATIITSIKPSLTVPMAAVLPQVDGKGLVYTLQTDNTVKSQPVTLGEIIGNDRVEILSGLEVGDTIALQGVNYLQDGSQVKVVTN from the coding sequence ATGACTCAAAAATGGGAAGATAGTCAACCAAAGAACGGAAAATTATTCGTGACATCCAATGACAGTAAAAAAAATGATTTTCCAAACCGAGAAATTTCCCCACAAACTCAAGAAAAAAAACAAGGTAACAATCTCATTTTAGGTTTATTACTTGGGGTTATCGGAACATTCATTATTATGAAAGTAATTGAAACAAAAACCTCTACAACCGCTAATAACGTTTCTACTCCTCAAACACAAATACCTGCAACCAGTTCTAGTCAAACAATTACTACTGTGAAAGCGCAGATTACACAGATAGCGAATAAGGTAGAAACCACAGGCACAGTCTCCGCTTTTGAGTTAATACCTGTAATGTCTTCAGCCAGTAACTTACAGATAAAAGAGGTTTTAGTAGATGAAGGAGACATAGTTGCTCAGGGAGATATTTTACTTCGTTTAGATGACACCATTCTCAAAGCAGAATTAGCTCAAGCCCAAGCAGGGGTTAGTCAATCTCAAGCAAGATTAGCAGAATTAAAAGCAGGAACAAGAAAAGAAGAATTAGCAAGGGCGAAAGAAAATGTAACCTTTGCCCAAGCGGAAGTTAATCAAGCACAATCAGATTTACAATTGGCCGTAACCAGATTAGAAAGAAATAAACAACTAGAAGCAGAAGGGGCAATTCCTAGGGATAGATTAGATGAGTTTATTAACAATAAGTTGAGTCAGGAATCTAATTTAATTCAGGCACGGGCAAGATTAGCAGAAGCAAAACAAAGATTGCAAGAGTTAGAAGCAGGAGAAAGAGAAGAAGTTATTACTCAAGCTGAAGCAAATTTAAGGGAGGCAAAAGCCAGAGTTAAATTAATTCAAGCAAGGTTAGCAGAAACAATTATTACTGCTCCCACAGGGGGCAAAATAGCGGAAAGAAATGCTAGAGTAGGCGATGTAACCTCATCTTTTAATTCTCAAAAATTATTTACGATCATTGAGGATAAAAGACTAGAATTACAGTTAAAAGTACCAGAAAACCAGCTAAAAGATATTAAAACTGGACAAGTTGTTAATATTTACTCTTCAGCGAATGACAATATTCAACTAAAAGGAAAAGTCAGAGATATAAATCCCATCATCGATTCTGAATCCCGTCAAGGAATTGTCAATGTTGATTTGCCCCCTGATACTAATTTACAACCGGGGATGTTTGTACAAGCAACAATTATTACTTCTATTAAACCTAGTTTAACAGTGCCAATGGCGGCGGTTTTACCTCAAGTTGATGGGAAAGGATTAGTTTACACCCTACAAACGGATAATACAGTTAAATCTCAGCCTGTGACATTAGGGGAAATAATCGGTAACGATAGAGTAGAAATCTTATCGGGATTAGAGGTCGGAGATACGATCGCACTTCAGGGAGTCAATTATTTACAAGATGGTAGTCAAGTAAAAGTAGTCACTAATTAA
- a CDS encoding hybrid sensor histidine kinase/response regulator produces MEKILVIEDEINIARNIKQILDLSNFYTITADNGSEGVELAKEEMPDLILCDVMMPNLDGYQVLTELKKDGKTDNIPFIFLTAKSDRPYFRKGMELGADDYLTKPFTPDELFTAVNTCLAKHQKMKKQAQDKIDELSSRIQKALPHELYTPLNGMMVSASLLNEYAESMSVEEIKDMAKTLLDSSQRLHQISEKFVLYTYLEFLTNNSEKLEETRQKQYSCFTKTIIENIAKIEAEAFNRKSDLALEIEEASIKTSESDLHRIVKELVNNSFKFSHQGQHVKILSKISDDDSYHLFIINEGKCMTSEQLEEIGSFRQFHQEFFSQEGCGLGLAIVKKLINIYQGSIRIESLINNQTVVHVILPLGEA; encoded by the coding sequence ATGGAAGCGAAGGAGTTGAACTTGCAAAAGAAGAAATGCCTGACTTAATTTTATGCGATGTAATGATGCCCAATTTAGACGGTTATCAGGTTCTGACGGAATTAAAAAAAGATGGTAAAACCGATAATATTCCTTTTATTTTTTTAACAGCAAAATCCGATCGCCCCTACTTTCGGAAAGGAATGGAATTAGGTGCTGACGATTATTTAACTAAACCTTTTACTCCCGATGAATTGTTTACGGCAGTGAATACATGCCTAGCAAAACATCAAAAAATGAAGAAACAAGCACAAGACAAAATTGATGAATTAAGTAGTCGAATACAAAAAGCCTTGCCCCATGAACTTTATACCCCTTTAAATGGCATGATGGTATCTGCTTCATTGCTGAATGAATACGCTGAATCTATGAGTGTCGAAGAAATTAAAGACATGGCAAAGACTCTTTTAGATTCTTCTCAACGATTACATCAAATTAGTGAAAAATTTGTTCTTTATACCTATTTAGAATTTCTTACCAATAATTCCGAAAAATTAGAAGAAACCCGTCAAAAACAATATAGTTGTTTTACAAAAACTATTATTGAAAATATTGCCAAAATAGAAGCAGAAGCATTTAACAGAAAATCAGATTTAGCTTTGGAGATAGAGGAGGCATCTATTAAAACTTCAGAGAGTGATTTACATAGAATAGTCAAAGAATTAGTTAATAATAGCTTTAAATTCTCCCATCAAGGGCAGCATGTTAAAATTTTAAGTAAAATTAGCGATGATGATTCTTACCATCTATTTATAATCAATGAAGGTAAGTGCATGACATCAGAACAATTAGAAGAAATTGGCTCATTTCGACAGTTTCACCAAGAATTTTTCTCTCAAGAAGGTTGCGGTTTAGGACTAGCAATCGTCAAAAAATTAATCAATATCTATCAGGGTTCAATTAGAATTGAAAGTCTTATTAACAACCAGACAGTGGTTCATGTCATTTTACCTCTAGGTGAGGCATAA
- a CDS encoding heavy metal translocating P-type ATPase — protein sequence MISLESKLNSIDTLILDIQGMKCAACVKAVEKQITRHQGVICANVNLITAVASIEYEKGSIQPQSLAEKLTALGFPSQVRQGERIEEEQKNKIEEKRKQEQQKRIYELISAGLLLLFSIIGHLHHFGIHTGTFFSNIWFHWALATLALLIPGREILLNGWQGLWHGKPNMNSLVGIGATTAYLTSCIALIFPELGWECFFDEPVMLLGFIFLGRVLESNARYKAMDSLETLLGLKPQFARLVGKNNYEEDQGVKIPAVGVKVNEWVRVLSGEQFPVDGVIVKGKTIIDESLLTGESFPVSKGEGDKVSAGTINQENMVIVEAVNTGSKTVLGQIIATVEEAQTRKAPIQKIADVVSGYFAYGIMAIASLTFCFWYFWGTEIWANLLTELDTSKAILSVKLAIDVLVIACPCALGLATPTAILVGTTIGAEKGLLIKGGDILEQVKNLKTIVFDKTGTITEGIPSITTILSFHPEFNHQSILQIASSLEMVSNHPLAQGIIKQAQNQSLTTLKTHELSAVSGKGVKGIIEINEQLSWFYLGNPSWLEDHQISITTEILEQVNPLEAQGKTVVYLAQNSHIVGVIALGDKIRPFARETVKNLQNMGLEVMIMSGDRPDVVKYIAEKVGIEQYYGDLTPQGKCDLIQQIQQKNPHQLVAMVGDGINDAPAMSTAQIAIAMAQGAEVALKSAGIVLTRGKLPDLITAINLSKMTLKKIKQNLFWALSYNLVALPIAVGCLLPSQHFWLNPSTAGAFMAFSSIFVVTNSLLLKYTR from the coding sequence ATGATTTCTCTTGAATCTAAACTTAATTCTATTGATACTCTTATTCTCGATATTCAAGGCATGAAATGTGCCGCCTGTGTGAAAGCGGTAGAAAAACAAATTACTCGACATCAAGGGGTTATTTGTGCTAATGTCAATTTGATTACCGCCGTAGCTTCGATCGAGTATGAAAAAGGCTCAATTCAACCTCAGTCTTTGGCAGAAAAATTAACCGCATTGGGTTTTCCAAGTCAGGTTAGGCAGGGAGAAAGAATAGAAGAGGAACAAAAAAACAAAATAGAAGAAAAACGAAAACAAGAACAGCAAAAAAGGATTTATGAGTTAATTAGTGCAGGTTTACTGCTTCTTTTCTCCATTATTGGACATTTACACCATTTTGGGATTCATACAGGGACTTTTTTCAGTAACATTTGGTTTCATTGGGCATTAGCAACCCTTGCTTTGTTGATACCGGGTAGGGAAATTTTACTTAATGGTTGGCAGGGTTTATGGCACGGTAAACCGAATATGAATAGTTTGGTGGGTATTGGTGCAACTACCGCTTATCTCACCAGTTGTATTGCTTTAATTTTTCCTGAATTGGGTTGGGAATGTTTTTTTGATGAACCTGTTATGTTATTGGGGTTTATTTTCTTAGGTAGAGTATTAGAATCAAATGCCAGATACAAAGCAATGGATTCTCTGGAAACCTTACTGGGTTTAAAACCGCAATTTGCCCGTTTAGTGGGTAAAAATAATTATGAGGAAGACCAAGGTGTTAAAATCCCGGCAGTAGGAGTTAAGGTTAATGAATGGGTTAGGGTGTTGTCAGGGGAGCAGTTTCCCGTTGATGGAGTGATTGTAAAAGGGAAAACCATTATTGACGAGTCGTTGTTGACGGGGGAGTCTTTTCCTGTATCCAAGGGCGAAGGAGATAAAGTGTCTGCGGGTACTATCAATCAAGAAAATATGGTTATCGTCGAAGCCGTTAACACGGGTAGTAAAACTGTTTTAGGGCAGATTATTGCGACGGTAGAAGAAGCTCAAACTCGTAAAGCACCTATTCAAAAAATAGCTGATGTGGTGTCTGGTTACTTTGCCTATGGCATAATGGCGATCGCATCTTTAACTTTTTGTTTTTGGTATTTTTGGGGAACTGAAATTTGGGCAAATCTATTGACAGAATTAGATACGAGCAAAGCCATTTTGAGTGTGAAATTAGCCATTGATGTTTTAGTTATAGCTTGTCCTTGTGCGTTAGGTCTAGCTACCCCCACCGCTATTTTAGTGGGTACAACCATTGGAGCTGAAAAAGGACTGTTAATCAAAGGAGGAGATATATTAGAGCAAGTTAAAAACCTGAAAACCATCGTTTTTGATAAAACAGGCACAATAACCGAGGGTATCCCTTCTATTACGACTATTCTTTCCTTCCATCCAGAATTTAATCATCAATCGATTTTACAAATTGCGTCTAGCTTAGAAATGGTTTCCAATCATCCCCTCGCCCAAGGCATTATTAAACAGGCTCAGAATCAGTCTTTAACAACCCTTAAAACCCATGAATTAAGTGCAGTTTCAGGAAAAGGGGTGAAAGGAATCATAGAAATCAACGAACAGTTATCATGGTTTTATTTAGGTAATCCGTCATGGCTAGAAGATCATCAAATTAGTATTACTACCGAAATCTTGGAACAAGTTAACCCTTTAGAAGCACAGGGAAAAACCGTTGTCTATTTAGCTCAGAATAGCCATATTGTCGGAGTAATTGCCCTTGGGGATAAGATTCGACCTTTTGCCCGTGAAACAGTAAAAAATCTGCAAAATATGGGCTTAGAAGTCATGATCATGAGTGGCGATCGCCCCGATGTAGTGAAATATATTGCCGAAAAAGTGGGGATTGAGCAATACTATGGTGATTTAACCCCTCAAGGGAAATGTGATTTAATCCAACAAATTCAACAAAAAAACCCCCATCAATTAGTAGCAATGGTGGGAGATGGCATCAATGACGCTCCGGCTATGAGTACCGCCCAAATTGCGATCGCTATGGCACAAGGAGCAGAAGTTGCTTTAAAATCAGCAGGGATAGTTTTAACAAGAGGGAAATTACCAGACTTAATCACCGCCATTAACCTGAGCAAAATGACGTTAAAGAAAATCAAGCAGAATCTTTTTTGGGCATTAAGTTACAATTTGGTTGCTCTTCCCATTGCCGTAGGCTGTCTTTTACCCTCTCAACATTTTTGGTTAAATCCTAGCACTGCTGGAGCTTTTATGGCTTTTAGCTCCATTTTTGTCGTCACAAACTCCCTCTTACTAAAATATACTCGGTGA